TTCTGTACGAAACAAACAGAGATAAAGTAAAAAGCTGTGtcgatttgttttttctttcttttcagggATTCACAGTTTTCAGTTGGGGCCGAATGTGGATCCTGCCGGGTTCGTTCCTGCAGCAGCGGAGACCAGAGAGCGGCCAGGTCCGGACTCTCtggtctgcagctccagctcagaACCTACACTCATCTACACAACACGACGACAACTGATGGACTTCTACAGACCACAGACTAAACAGGCAATCCAACTGGCTCAGACACAACCAATCAGCCGGGAGGGAAACCAATCAGCTGACCAGAACCAGGTTCGAAGTACTTCCTCAAGCGTTctttcaaaaatgtttccaaTGTATATTTCCATTTAGTCTCGAGAAACAAGGACCGTTGAgattctcctcttctcctgaaTCCCTCTGCTTCGCTCTGTAGTTTCCTCGGACGCCCGGGATGTGAGTTCATTCCGGTCTCCAGCCTCGAGGAGACGCACACGGCCGGTGGGGGAATccagggtgggtgggtgggtgggggggggttttgGGGGTCCTGCGTCAGTCCGAGCagcctcccccccccgccctcagCCGCAGGAGATGACCGTGAAGCGTTTGGAGATGCAGGACATGTTGTGCAGCACGATGcccaggaggaagagcagcacgCAGGCCACCAGGATTACCGTGCACACGCCGGACCACGTGGAGCCCTTCCCGGCTCCTCCCACCGGGCCGGTGACTCTCCTCTCCATGTCGCCGCCGTCCAGCCCCACGGCCTCGAGACCCATAGCCAGGCCCAGAGGCTGCTGCTCGGGCATGGTCACCACCGTGACCCCCTTCTGGTGGCCGCCGGGCAGGAAGCGACAGCCCAGCTCCCCCGGCAGGCCGAGCCCCCGCTCCTTGGCGAGGGGCAGGGGCAGCATGTAGCAGCCGTTGCTGGGCAGGCGGATGAAGACGGGCGTGTGCTCCGAGGCGTGAGGGATGGCGATGACCGTGATGATGTCCGGGTCGTCTGGGAGCTGGGAGACGGACAGCCCCGGCGGCAGCTTGGTGACGCCGCGACACCAAGGACAGCGAATCTCCTTCTGGGTGCTGCGCATCTGGGTCAGACACACCGAGCAGCACGTGTGTCGGCAATCCAGGAGCTTGGGCCGCCGCCGGGGGCTGTAGTAGTTGAAGCAGATCTGGCACTCCAGAATGGAATCCTGGGAAAGTGTCTCCATTTTCAGGAAAACGTTGGTCCCTTGTGATCTTCACCAGCAGATAATTGAAGTGAACGTTGagtcacagacaaacagatctAGTAGAAACGTCCCACGGCTCCACGTGAAGTGAGGAAAGAACAGCTGAGGTTTGACTCCAGCGTCGACGAGTTCACAGCCCTGTGGCGTCAGCGGGGTCGTCCATCtgcaacagaggagaggacactGATGAGACAATCTGAGGAGGTATGAAAGAAAAGGCAACGACATTTCATTTGTTACATTAActgtatattgttttattttatttctatttccaTGTTTGACAGGAAGTTTATGTGCTGGCTTGAGATGAAGTCCCAAAATTAATCTGTGAGAGTTTCACACTAATCCTCCTGGAACAGTCTCCGTTAAATACCATTAATCCCAGAAGAAGAGTCTTCACCACTGAATCATTTTCTCCGACAGCGTTTTTCAGATTTGAGTCTTTTCGAGCTCCTCGTCTGTGACAGACGTAATTCTGCTGTTTGACAGACGTTCAGTTTTAGtcataaaaagtcaaacaagtCATTTGGAAGAAATAAGCTTCCTTTGCTGGTAGTTGTATGAAGTATTACGAACCATGTTCAAGAGAAAAGTCattattatgagaataaaggtATAATTTCATTATTCTGATGTAttcaatgtatttaaaaaagccTTAATGAGCAGAGTGAAGCTCAAAATGAGACGGAATATGGAAAGGTGCTGTACTATTATCGTATGTACTTAAGTATtatgaaaaactgaaactgttttaGAATATATTTGAAACTGGAATATTCTTCCAGCCCTCCGAAATTTCAGAAGTAGGATTATAAAGTAGCAGGAAATGGAAAAACCTTACAATTGTGCGGAAGTTGAGTAAATGCACTTCGTTACTTTGCACCCGTGTTTAAAGAGATGAATCTAGTTGTAACGGCCCTTTGCTTTCAGGAAGAGGAACAAGTGGAACTTCACAGACGATCGATCTCACTTCCAGTCCCGAATGAGACAGAGGTCAAACTACCACAATGCATCATGGACGATGTGGAGTCATTAACATGCACGGCACACATCGTGCACATCAGCCGGCAGCTCGCTGCAGCAGGGGGCGAGGTCACGGGACCCTGCGCCTCAGTATCTGTTAAGTATGGATAATTCTTTAAACCGTCTCCTTCAGGCCACAGACTCCATACACAaattattcctcctcctcttcttgcaTAATCACGTCTACCGTGTTAATCCATGCGGAAGCTGTGATAGTTTGCCTTTACAGATGATTAAACCCTGTCAAAATAGCACCGAGGAAACAATGAATACCAAACAGGGGCCCTGCCGactttgtatttgatttttttgcCCAAATTGTCAAGTGTGAAAACTGCTGAGGACGGAAGACGACTCGATTTTTCAGTTCCCTCGGCCGCCGTCTCGACGGAGCCGCTCTCCCTCCGGGCCCGACTGTGGGCAGACAGCTCGAGTGAGAGGTGAGACAGATGGAGGCGGTGATGGGAATGGAAAAAAAGGTGACCACTGATTTCCCTGCAGCTTCGTACATCTCGGTCtctaatcaaaaacaagatcgCAGGCAATTAAACCGCTCGCGGCGCCCCCTGGGGAAACCGATTTGGCAATGACAGATTAGGGCGTGTTCACACCAAGCTTGGAGCAGTTGATTCCGTCTGGAATTCTTTTGGTTCATGTGGATTTCACGAGAGGACGATCACATGTGACCCTGGGAGGTGAATAACTGCACAGAGGCAAGGTGCAGGATTAGGTATTTTATCTCCGTAAAGCTTTGCAGCAAATACAAGGTGGTCTACACGACCTTCGCTGTGTCCTTCAGCTTGTTCTGGGGGGTCCCGAGGTCGATCCCAGACCAGATGGGATACATGAAGTATAATCCCTGCCAGCTCCTACGAGGTCTCCTCCAGGTTCCCCTGAATATAACATCTCCTGAAAACACCTCTTTCAGAGTGAAGAAGCAGAACTTCAGCTCCAAACTCGTTCAAAATCCATTCCTGACTGTGTTTACTTTCAGAGAGGCACCGATACAACCGACAGATCTCGGGGGTCCGTTGGGTCAGGACAGAAAACCGGGGCCCGAGCTACAGGGGCCGATGTTTGACTGCATAAGAATCACGATGCAGTTAAAATGCTTGAGCAGAATTAGAACATCAGTGAATCCTCGTTAATCTGCATCATCCACTTCATCACTCAGCCTCATGAACGTCTCCATTCTCCCCCCCGATCCGAGACAAAGTCGAGGGAAAGTGcgtaaaaa
This portion of the Hippoglossus stenolepis isolate QCI-W04-F060 chromosome 19, HSTE1.2, whole genome shotgun sequence genome encodes:
- the rnf152 gene encoding E3 ubiquitin-protein ligase rnf152; amino-acid sequence: METLSQDSILECQICFNYYSPRRRPKLLDCRHTCCSVCLTQMRSTQKEIRCPWCRGVTKLPPGLSVSQLPDDPDIITVIAIPHASEHTPVFIRLPSNGCYMLPLPLAKERGLGLPGELGCRFLPGGHQKGVTVVTMPEQQPLGLAMGLEAVGLDGGDMERRVTGPVGGAGKGSTWSGVCTVILVACVLLFLLGIVLHNMSCISKRFTVISCG